The genomic segment GAGTACGCCCCGGATCCGCAGCCGACCCAGTCGCCCATCAGGCTGGTGGTGATGCAGAGCTCTCCGGCGCCGGTGGGACGCTGGGACACGACCAACATGATCACGACGTTCCACGAGCCGACGCACGCCGACTTCGGGGAGAAGAAGAGCACGATGGTCTGAGTGAGACTCAGAAGACTCGCCGCTGTAAATacc from the Scophthalmus maximus strain ysfricsl-2021 chromosome 17, ASM2237912v1, whole genome shotgun sequence genome contains:
- the LOC124849457 gene encoding small integral membrane protein 36-like, with product MGFLENYQEIDPVTLNLCILIASYVILLLVFLISCIMYDCRGKDPTKEYAPDPQPTQSPIRLVVMQSSPAPVGRWDTTNMITTFHEPTHADFGEKKSTMV